A portion of the Drosophila subpulchrella strain 33 F10 #4 breed RU33 unplaced genomic scaffold, RU_Dsub_v1.1 Primary Assembly Seq420, whole genome shotgun sequence genome contains these proteins:
- the LOC119562311 gene encoding 60S ribosomal protein L17-like, whose product MGRYSRESDNVAKSCKARGPNLRVHFKNTHETAQAIKRMPLRHAQRYLKAVIDQKECVPFRRFNGGVGRCAQAKQWKTTQGRWPKKSAEFLLQLLRNAEANADCKGLDADRLVVHHIQVNRAQCLRRRTYRAHGRINPYMSSPCHFEVILIEKEEVVSNATDDEPTKKKLSKKKLQRQKEKMLRSE is encoded by the coding sequence ATGGGCCGTTACTCACGCGAGTCAGACAACGTGGCCAAGTCGTGCAAGGCGCGCGGGCCCAATCTACGTGTGCACTTCAAGAACACACATGAGACCGCCCAGGCCATCAAGCGCATGCCCCTGCGCCATGCCCAGCGCTACCTGAAGGCCGTCATCGACCAGAAGGAGTGCGTGCCCTTCCGTCGCTTCAACGGCGGAGTCGGTCGCTGTGCCCAGGCCAAGCAGTGGAAGACCACGCAGGGTCGCTGGCCCAAGAAGTCCGCCGAGTTCCTGCTGCAGCTCCTCCGCAACGCCGAGGCCAACGCTGACTGCAAGGGTCTGGATGCCGACCGCCTGGTCGTCCACCACATCCAGGTGAACCGCGCCCAGTGCCTGCGTCGCCGCACGTACCGTGCCCATGGTCGCATCAACCCCTACATGTCGTCGCCGTGCCATTTCGAGGTGATCCTCATCGAGAAGGAGGAGGTCGTCTCCAACGCCACCGACGATGAGCCCACCAAGAAGAAGCTCTCCAAGAAGAAGCTGCAGCGCCAGAAGGAGAAGATGTTGCGTTCTGAATAA